In the Platichthys flesus chromosome 14, fPlaFle2.1, whole genome shotgun sequence genome, TGCAATATCTGGTGAACTCGGAGGGCTATGGTCCGGAAGAACGGTCCTGGGTTCCTTCCCGTCATGTACTTGATCCAGCCCCCATGAGGACCTTCCACCAAGATCATCCGGATCGCCCTCGAGGGAATGTCAGGAGACGTTCAAAAGGAGGGGGGTCCTGTCAGGGTTTTTGGACTGCAGTACCCTGAATGACCATGTGGGGTCCTCAGAGTTCCGGTGATTCCTGTCATGTGTGTTGTattgattgttttcattgtgttcacCTGTGCCTAATTTgccagcctttaaaagccacctgagtttctttgtgtttgccgAGTCTTGGAAATTGACACCCTAAGTTAAGCCACGTGAGTTACTCAGAAAACCTCAGCTAAGAAGCTAAAAGTCTGTAAATCCTTTTTTGTCCTTGAGACCTTTTTATTGCCTGTTTATTGGACACCCTTAGTTGCTTTGTAAATTTGCCcagactttgtttttttgttgtctggAAGTATTTTTGGAGTTGCTGTCAAGCCTTATGGAATCCTCTGCCATGTTCAAGTAAAGAAACCTTTTTGATTCCTCACCAACAACTCATCTCTCTCTGAGTTCGGATGCAGGAGTGAGAACGAGTCAGATGAAGggagataaaacagaggaggtCAGGTTTATACAGAGTGTGTTCATCAAACTGAGGAAACCTTTCAGTTAGAGACATTTGAAGCAGTCATGCAGCACTAAGTGGTTAAGAACAGTAGACATGTGCAGCCCAGTATAAACAGCAGATGTGAGGGGCGGagccctgctctcctcccagtggctgcagaggaagctgaTTGGTTCAAATGCTTTGATTCCAGCTGAGAACATCAGACTGAACCGTCACACCTTCTCTGTCAACATGGAGAAACTGGCTTCACTTCTGTTCTTCTCAGCTCTTGTAGGTTCGTAtgatttagaaaagaaaaccagAAACAGGAAGACATCTTGTTTGGATATTCTTTTAGTTCCTGTTAAagattaaaacatttcctcATCACGAATCTAGATGATAAAGATGTCCTCACTTCACCACTAATAACTGTTGAGTCTGCCATTAACAGGATCAATTCATCAGGATCAACATTCAAACCCTGGACAAGTCTCATTGGAACGTTAGTGTGAATGTAACATGTGGCTTCCATCACTAGGTCACAGCTTGGAAGATGATATCACCTCCAGCAGTGCTGAGGTGTTTTCAGCATCGGGCCATCCTGTCACTCTGTCCTGTCAATATTCTGTTAAAGCTGACAACCTCCAGTGGTATCGACAGGATCCTGGATCAGCTCCTCACTATCTTATCCTGATCACTGATACACAAGAGCCTCAAGTGGTGAGAGCGACTCCTCCAGACCCTCGACTGATAGCTGAACTGAACCAGGAGAGAAATGGAGTCACACTGCagatctcctctgctgcagtgacagactCTGCTGTGTACCACTGTGCTGTGAAgcccacagtgacaggaaactacacaactctgtacaaaaacctgtggagcaaacacacaccttctcaTCCTTCCCCAGAGGGAGTCACTCAATGATAAACCTCAGTGGTTTGTGATGCGTTTGTTtcccaataaaacaaattataacaaTCATCAGGTTCTGTAGGATATTTCTTAAATGTGTGGTGCACCACAGGGTTCAATGCTGGGTCCTCTCATCTTCACTTTACATGTTGAGTTTGGATCATTATTCTTCTAAAATCAGGAATTTCATGGTTTTGTTGAACATGTTTGTAGTAAAATTCCACTGAAGTCCATTTATTATGACAGAAGATTTGTCACATGTGGAGTTTTGGTGTCAAACACCTTCAGACTTTGTGTGAGTCTAGAACTTAGATCCTTGTTCTGTGTAATTGATGAAAGCAGCTGAATTTAAATCTCTCTGTTCTGCCTCTGATGTTCACCATCTAGTATTTGATCAGACTCTCTTTCCTCACCAGTTGACGTTGGTAGTAGTGATGCAATGATTTCCACTCATCATTAGGTTTATGAAACATGATCATCTCATGTTTCCAAACCTTGAAGAGGGGTTCATCTTTTCACCACCTCAGTTACCTTTGTTGAAGTTCAGGTTGAACAAGATCCCTCAAATACAAATCCCAGCTGCAACTTGAACAAAGTGTTGCTCCCagtgtggaggaagagaaagtccaGATCTAAGAGGAGACGCAGAGATTCAGGGAGGAGCTGAGCTGCTACTGAACTATAGAAGAGAGAGGAGCTTCCATATTCAGACCAGTTCAATCTACAAAGCACCAACATCTCCTGGATTCAACATGCTCTCACTGCATCAGGCTCTATCTTCTCTACTGCTTCTCTCCACTCTAACAGGTTTGTTACATTATACAGAACAAAAAGGTTCAATTCCTAAAACTTCACAGAGTGAATTGTGTTTGAATCCTTAAATAACAGAGTTACTTTTCTCCTTTAGCAATCAGCTGTGAAGAACTCACACCGGTCCACAATGAAGAGTTCAGTGCAGAAGGCAGCTCTGTTACTCTGTCCTATAACTCCTCCAAAGTGAACCCAACGGATTATTTCTTCTGGTATCGACAGAATCCAGGACAAGCTCCAGAgttcctcctctcacactctgctTCAGGACAAATACTAGCTGCTCCAACCTCTGGACTGAAGATCCAAGTGGAGCAGAACCAAATCCACATGatcatctcctctgctgcagtgacagactCTGCTGTGTACTACTGTGCTGTGAAGAccacagtgacaggaaactacacaactctgtacaaaaacctgtggagcaaacacacaactcctcatcctccactagAGGGAGTCACTCACTGTTAAACCTCAGTGTTTCTTATGATCCAGTCCAGATTCTGTGTTGTGATGATTAAACAGACGAATGACCAGCAgattattttctatataaaataacagaaagtctCAAAGATGAAGAGATGCTGAGTCATGTTCACTGTGTCATGTGTTGTTATACTTGAGGCGTCGACCTATATTGTCCCGTCTCTGCTGTTTTATCTTTAAAGTTGAAACTGGTTCAAAACCACAATTGGACAAATCACAAGACGTATAATACTGAACTCTACTGTTGCAGTTTCATCGGTTTCCCTGAAGCTGGAGTCGTCTCCACGTACGAATCGTTTCACAGCAGTAACAGGTGGTTAGCTGGCCCCGCCCACTGAAGTCCAACTGGACCAATGAGATTGTTGGAGTGTCCTGCGCAGAGATGTTGGAGGAAGTCAAAGTACAATGAGCTGGATGTTGAGGACgactgtgcagcagagaggctgCTGAGTGGTTTCATTCTCCTGCAGTGGAAGAACATTGTTCATCTGTTTGGCTTCAACTACGAAGACTAGGACATGTTGCTtcacctctttgtgtttctctctcccttcataGGTGAGTTCTACAACTagtctctgtctcactgaacCTGTGGAATCATCATAATCTTTCTTCTGCATTTCATGACAGGAGGTTTATTTGTGGAGTTTAACAACTTACTCTGTGGAAAAATCTTCACATTTATTAGAAGAAGTCAAGAACCTGTTGAGTCTCTTGATGTTTGATTCTCTTCAGACTCACTGACATGAATTATCCTCATCTTGCAGCCATGGGTTCCATGGACAGCATAACACCAGAAAGTACTGAAGAAGTAGTTTCAGAGGGAAGACACATCAACCTGACCTGTAAATATGACGGATCCATCAACAGCATCCAGTGGTACCGACAACAGCAGAGATCCAGACCAGAGTTCCTGCTCTACATCACAGTGGAAGGATCCATTCATCCAACTCTGTCTGATTTCTCTGCTCACATCAACCAGACTGAGAAAAGAGTCAAACTGCagatctcctctgctgcagtgacagactCTGCTGTGTACTACTGTGCTCTGCAgcccacagtgacaggaaactacacaactctgtacaaaaacctgtggagcaaacacacaactcctcatcctccactagAGGGAGTCACTCACTGTTAAACCTCAGTGGTttgtgatgatgtttgtttcccaataaaacaaattctaacaATCATCAGGTTTGTAAATGTGTGGTGCACCACAGGGTTCAATGCTGGGTCCTTTCATCTTCACTTTACATGTTGAGTTTGGATCATTATTCTTCTAAAATCATCAATTTCATGGTTttgttgaacatgtttataGTAAAATTCCACTTAAGTCCAGTGATTATGACAGAAGGTTTGTCACATGTGGAGTTTTGGTCTCAAACACCTTCAGACTTTGTGTGAGTCTAGAACTTAGATCCTTTTACTCCTCACTAAATGTCTTTAAACCAGGTGAAATCAAATCTTCACTGTTGGTTCATGTTAAGCATAAAAGTGACACTGAGCCGTTTTTTATCTATCAGAAGAATAAAGTTTAACTATGATATAAAACTGTCGTTGCTACTTCAGGAGTTTAAAACAGGTTCTTGTTGTGTTGGCAAAGTGTTTAAAGTGACGGACGCTTTAAATCATCTCAGCTACTTTCTGTAACTTCTGTTATAAAGACCAAACACTAACAGAATAAAGACTGGCCCCGCCCACTGAAGTCCAACTGGGCCAATGAGATTGTTGGAGTGTCCAGTGCAGAGATGTTGGAGGAAGTCAAAGCACAATGAGCTGGATGTTGAGGACgactgtgcagcagagaggctgCTGAGTGGTTTCATTCTCCTGCAGTGGAAGAACATTGTTCATCTGTTTGGCTTCAACTACGAAGACTAAGACATGTTGCTtcacctctttgtgtttctatcTCCCTTCATAGGTGAGTTCTACAACTagtctctgtctcactgaacCTGTGGAATAGATGATATTTGCCTGTTTCAATCCCATAATGATCTTTGTCTTGACGTCCTGTGTGATGTAGTTTTGACCTCAGCTCCAGTGGAGCAGTTTCTGTTAAACTGTGTTTTGGTCTGAACCTCATGAACAATGTTGGTCTGCttcactctctcttctctctcaggactcagagctgcagacacaaTCTCTCCTCAAACAACAGAAGTCAGTGGAAGTGAAGGACAATCTGTCAAACTCACATGTGACTATGAGACAACATCAGATTATGTTTATCTTCACTGGTACAGACATGATTCTGACCTTCAGGCTCCTCAGTTTCTTCTCTACAAAGGAGCGAGGTCAAATAGTCAATATCAACATAATCCTGATAAACGATACGAATCCAAAACAACCAGATCATCAACTGAAATGACCATCAGCAAACTAACCCTGGCAGACAGCACTCTGTTCTACTGTGCACTCGACACACAGTGATACAAAGTGTAGAAGAGGCTGTACAAAAACTTGAGCACACAGATCTGCCTCGTCTCCAAAGAGGAGGgaagtgggattcaaaccaccgCCTCATATCAGATGGATTCTGATCATTCCGGTTTCATCAGAGTCATCGTGGTTACAGCTGCAGATGAGAAACTGTGTGAGGATTCACATGAGCAGCAAATCCACGTCAGTGACAAAGCACCTGGACGATGCATcaaataaaagacaacatgtcAAATATGATCCACCACTGACTGTGGAGCACTGAGTGaccagcagcgccccctgcagccacatgaggGGAGTAACTCTGTTGGGCTCTGTGTCTGATGAAGAGATGTTCTGTTAGAACAAAGTGAATCAATGTGTTGACTGAGTCCTCccactggatattacccatgatcctctgcttcctgaccctgaagagctgcagctggaacaaatccaccaaactgttcagaattcttcatgtttcacagtttcctgctgaatattggagataaactcagtttttaataacttcagagtgttttgaactgatctcagttcagcttcactcttcagctgcagctggttgagACAGTTTgagactctcagtcagttcttctcacaggagatggaacccactcaacAGAGCAGAGCTGGACCACTTTGTACGCTCACACATTGTGTCGGGCCCCTAAAATCaagcaagccccccccccccccctccttgtaTCAGAGGCAATGTCTCAGTGAGTGAAATGTGGTTTGAGCCCTGAGttctgagcagctgtgtgttcatgtgcagccACTTACATTGCCTTGCATAAGTGTTCACCCCCCCTTGGACTTTATCCCATTTTGTACTGTTAcaaactggaattcaaatagacatAAACAGACTTTTCCCCATTAGATCAACAGAATATGCATAGTACTTTGACGGTGCAAAATACCGTTATtgtaacacaaacaataatgagaacataagagttgacatctgttggatGCATAAGTATTCTATCCCCCCCTCTgagtcaatacttggtagaatcCACTTTCTCTGCAATTTCAGCTACAAGTCTTTTGAGGtttgtctctaccagctttgcaaatctagagatggaaatgtttgtccatTCTCCTTGTGGATTGttggagaccgtctgtgaacaGCAGTTTTCAAGTGTTGACATGGATTCTCGATTGGATttaggtctgggctttgactgggccatttgaAGACATTAACATGCTTTGATctaaaccattcctttgtagctctggttgtatgtttagggtcattgtctgctggaagatgaacctccgccccagtctcaagtctttggcagactgcatcagattctCTTCAAGGACTGCCCTGTATTTAGctccatccttctttccttcaaTTCTGAGTTCCCAGTTTCCCTGtagctgctgaagagaagcatccccacagcatgatgctaccaccaaaatgtttcactgttgggatggtgtgctcagggtgatgggcagtgttgggattccaccacacacacatagcctTTTGCAtcgaggccaaaaagttcagttttggtctcatctgaccagagcaccttcttccacgtgtttgctgtgtctcccacatggcaaactccaaatgggatttTTTATGGTTCCCTTTCAACATCGGCTTTCTTCTTGCtcctcttccataaaggccagatttgtggagtagatgactaatagttgtcctgtggacagattctcccacctcagctgtggatctctgctgctcctccagagtaaccgtGGATCTCTTGGTTGCTCCTCTGATAAATGTTCTCCTTGTCTGGTTTGTCAggttgggtggacggcctcctcttggtaggtttgcggttgtgccaaaTTCTTTCCAATTTCTGATGATGGATTTCATGGTGCTCtgtgagatgttcaaagcttGGGATATTTTTCtcataacctaaccctgcttcatacttCTACACatctttatccctgacctgttggGTGGGCACCTTGTTCTTCAttatgctgtttgttcagtaatgatctctaATAAACtcagtccttcacagaacaggtgtatttatactgagattaaattgcaaacatgtggaccctatttactaattatgtgactttttGTTAGGAGTTTCACAATAAAGGatgtgaatacatatgcactcaacacttttcagatttttatttgtaaataattttgaaatccatgtaatattttcCCCCACTCAGAGGAGCTTCACAACAGTTCTGGAGCAAAGTGAATCTACAGCAGATGTGAAGGAGGAAACTGTGATGAATCAAACACTGAGGACATAAAAGACAAGATGCAGTGGGAcaggagagagaatgaaaagtgTGTGAGGGGTAGAGTTGTGAGTCGGGGCTGAACGGGGCAGAGACTCCTCCTTCTAATCTGAGTCTAAACACAGAGTCAcagcttctttcctctttctacTCACAGAGACTCAACACTGCAGATATGAAGCCTCTGTTCATCTcactgctgctggctgctctgtgtcctggtatgaacacaactctgtgtctctgatatCAACACAACCCTGTGTCTCTGATATCAACACAACACTGTGTCTCAGATATCAACACAACACTGTGTCTCAGATATCaacactgctctgtgtcctggtatgaacacaactctgtgtctctgatatCAACACAACTCTGACCTGACTCACACTGTTgctgttactgttgttttaCAGAAGGCAGAGCACAACAAGACATGGTGCAGCAACCAGGAGGAGACGTGACTGCgactggaggagaagcagcaacaCTTGGTTGTCGATACGTCAGCAGCTCAACAAGTGTGTCTCTCCTCTGGTACAAACAGGAAGGAACCAACAACCCAACATTCATCCTGATCCGCTTTCAAGTGGGAGAAGGAAACACAGCAGACGACTTCAGAGAGAGATTTTCATCCACACTGAATTCCACCTCGAGATCTTCTCCTCTGAAGatccagaagctgcagctgtctGACTCTGCTGTGTACTACTGTGCTCTGCAgcccacagtgacaggaaactacacaactctgtacaatAACCTGTGGAGCAAAGACacaactcctcatcctccactagAGGGAGTCACTCACTGTTAAACCTCAGTGGTTTGTGATGACGtttgtttcacaataaaacaaattctaacaATCATCAGGTTCTGTAGGATATTTCTTAAATGTGTGGTGCACCACAGGGTTCAATGCTTGGTCCTCTCATCTTCACTTTACATGTTGAGTTTGGATCATTATTcttaaaaaaatcatcaacttcatggttttgttgaacatgtttataGTAAAATTCCACTGAAGTCCAGTGGTTATGACAGAAGGTTTGTCACATGTGGAGTTTTGGTGTCAAACACCTTCAGACTTTGTGCGAGTCTAGAACTTAGATCCTTGTTCTGTGGAATTGATGAAAGCAGCTGAATTTAAATCTCTCTGTTCTGCCTCTGATGTTCACCATCTAGTATTTGATCAGACTCTCTTTCCTCAGCAGTTGACGTTGGTAGTAGTGATGCAATGATTTCCACTCATCATTAGGTTTATAAAACATGATCATCTCATGTTTCCAAACCTTGAAGAGGGGATCCATCTTTTCACCACCTCAGTTACCTTTGTTGAAGTTCAGGTTGAACAAGATCCCTCAAATACAAATCCCGGCTGCAGCTTGAACAAAGTGTTGCTCCCagtgtggaggaagagaaagtccaGATCTAAGAGGAGACGCAGAGATTCAGGGAGGAGCTGAGCTGCTACTGAACTATAGAAGAGAGAGGAGCTTCCATATTCAGACCAGTTCAATCTACAAAGCACCAACATCACCTGGATTCAACATGCTCTCACTGCATCAGGCTCTATCTTCTCTACTGCTTCTCTCCACTCTAACAGGTTTGTTACATTATACAGAACAAAAAGGTTCAATTCCTAAAACTTCACAGAGTGAATTGTGTTTGACTCTTTAAATAACAGTTACTTTTCTCCTTTAGCAATCAGCTGTGAAGAACTCACACCGGTCCACAATGAAGAGTTCAGTGCAGAAGGCAGCTCTGTTACTCTGTCCTATAACTCCTCCAAAGTGAACCCAGGGGATTATTTCTTCTGGTATCGACAGAATCCAGGACAAGCACCAGAgttcctcctctcacactctgctTCAGGAGAAGAAGCTGCTCCAACCTCTGGACTGAAGATCCAAGTGGAGCAGAACCAAATCCACATGatcatctcctctgctgcagtgacagactCTGCTGTGTACTACTGTGCTGTGAGgcccacagtgacaggaaactacacaactctgtacaaaaacTCCAGCTGCCAGAAGCCTCCTCTTCTCACTGCTCACCTAAGATTCTTCcctccactagagggcgatATAAGTCAGTAGGTGTGCGTGATAACTGCTGTGAGGAGACCACGTGTCAGACTGAAGGTTGAACCTCAGTGAGTTCCTCCTGTGGAGTTAAACCTTGTTGTGGAGATGGAACATCGGCTCTGGATGATTCTTGCTGCTCTGGTCTTtagtaagaaagaaaacacaacatgattcCTAGTGAAGCAGTTGAACATGTTACTGATCTGGTGTCAGTCAGAAATCCTCTTTCTTGATTTATCTCTTCCTctacatgttgtgttgttcctcAGAGTGTGATGGAGACGACAGAGCGATGCAGCCGAGCGGAGGCCtcactgctgctgaaggagagaCACTCACACTGGGCTGTACTTTTCAGACCAATGATCCAACTCCAACTCTGCTCTGGTACAAACAACAAGTCAACGATTTCCCAAAGCTTCTCCTGCAACGCTTCTCAACACAAGCAGATAATCcagcagaaagacagagggacagaagaaCAGATGCTGCTGTCAACCAGACCTCATTTCCTCTGAAGatccagaagctgcagctgtctGACTCTGCTGTGTACTACTGTGCTCTGCAGCCCACAGCGACAGGAaactacacaactctgtacaaaaacCTGTGGAGCAAAGACACAACTccacattattttattatttattatttgcctttatttaaccaggtcggtcccgTTGAGATCAATGACCTCTTTTccaagggaagcctggccaagacagcagcatacaaaatgtcaaacagtcacaagacacacacaaatcacataacacagatcaaataagataagttccctgttcccttaagataaggcaacaggactaaagctccggattcccaccaaaacaagaacatgTGCGGTATGAAGCCGCTCCAATTTCTCTCACACGAGTCTTCAAAGTGTCAAGGTTTATGAGCTCCTTTAACTTTAGGGTTTTTTGCAGTAcattccaagcagcaggtgcagcgaaCTTAAAACAGTGCTTACCAAAGTCAGTGTTtactttgggcataattaataaataaactcATTCGAACGTAAGCAGTAATTGTtctgggatttaaagatgtacttacataagtagtgggggagcagacgcaagatagctttataaataaaaatatgccaaTGTATAAGGTGGCGTGCTGCCAGAGATGGCCACTCAACACGAGCATATAAGATGCAGCGGTGAGTGAGGGCGTTACAACCAGTGACAAACCTTAAGGCAACATGATATACAGTGTCTAGAGAACGCAGACAGTTTGCTGGGGCATTCATATACAAGAGATCACTGTAATCAAGTACAGGGAGGAAAGTGGTAGCAATCAActtttttctggtaaaaaaaagaaaaacaagatttgtgaCGGAAGAAGAATCCCAGTTTCACTCTTaatatttttaccagattttcTACATGTGGTTTAAAAGAAAGTCGATCATCAATTAAAATGCCGAGATACTTGTAACAGTTCACAAGTTCAATTTCATACCCTTGCAATGACAAAATGCTGGGTGGAGACACAGGCACTTTTCTGCCATTGGAAAATATCAACAGTTTGGTTTGCAGCATTCAAGACAAGTCTTAGTTCAATGAGCTGATTTTCCACAAGGTTAAAAGCAATTTGTAAGTTGCCAAGGGCTTCGGCAAGAGTGGTGCCACAACAGTATATaactgtgtcatcagcataaaaatgaaatttggCATTTGGGACGTTACTGCccaatgtatttacataaataacaaacagaatcgGGCCAAGAACTGAGCCCGGTGGCACACCAGTAGAGACATTTAGCAGTGTGGCTGAGCtgccttcaaaacaaacacattgttttctattagaCAGATAATTATTAAACCATCCAACAGCCTGCTCAGATAAACCTATATCAAGCAGGCGTTGCTTCAGAATGGAATGATCCACTGTGTCAAAGGCCTTAGAAAGGTCAACAAAGAGAGCTGTGCACACTTTCTTTTGATCCAGCCAGTCTATTATATGATTAGTGAGTTTGAGTGAGGCTGtagttgtgctgtgttgtttcctAAAGCCAGATTGGTATGGGGAGAGAATGTTGTTAGTATGGAGAAAATCTTTCAACTGATTGTTTACTAGACCTTCAAGGATCTTTGACAGGATGGACAACTTGGAGATGGGTCGATAATTATTCAAGCAAGTAGGGTCCCCCCCTTTCAAAAGGGGAAGGACGTAAGCGACTTTCCAAATTTCAGGAATACAATTTGTGGTGATAGTGAGGTTAAAAAGATATTGGAGCGGTTTGGCAATAAAATCAGCTGCTAACTTTAAGAAATATGGTTCCAAGTGATCTGGACCTGCAGATTTACTGATATCAAGAGAGCAAAGAGCTCTATGGACCTCTTCCACTGAAAACAACCTAAAAACAAAGGAAGTTTGACCAGCAGAGATAAGGCCTTGAGACATGTTTCCAACATCTGGGGCAGAATACGCAATATTAAGGGCAGGCATAGCAATCGTGGAAGAAGACCGAGAGAATAAGGAGCCAGAGGCAGAAAATTTAGTATTAAAACAATCAAGTATAGTTGCCCTGTCAGTTACAGTGGTAGCATCATTAACAATACAGGGTGGGAGTTCGCTATGATTATCAGTGGCTGAGATAGATTTGATCACTTTCCAAAAAATTTTAGGGTCGTTTAAATTTTTCGTTATTGCAGAGAGATAAAAGCTAGATTTTGCTTTTTTAATAAGAAAGGTAAAACTATTTCTGAGTTGCCTAAATATAAGTTTATCTGCCTCAGACTGTTTCTTTCTGGCCTTAGCCCAGGCAAGATTTCAATTATGCAGTAGATCGGCTAAATCGGGCGTGAACCAGGGATTATCCctccccttaaaaaaaaaaaaaaaaaacaaccccaggtttctcttcagcactgtagccaggctgacagagagtcacacctccaccgaacccagtattcctcgatccctaaatagcaatatctttatgaccttttttaatgataaaattcaaactattagaaataaaatcaaccatctcctgccctcaattggcactaataccctcccaacaacagagatctcagaaacggctgagaatcctacccattacttagacagcttctctctgatcacccgtgatcagtttaccaaattaatctcaggttctaaaccgacaacctgt is a window encoding:
- the LOC133968303 gene encoding uncharacterized protein LOC133968303, with product MKPLFISLLLAALCPEGRAQQDMVQQPGGDVTATGGEAATLGCRYVSSSTSVSLLWYKQEGTNNPTFILIRFQVGEGNTADDFRERFSSTLNSTSRSSPLKIQKLQLSDSAVYYCALQPTVTGNYTTLYNNLWSKDTTPHPPLEGVTHSISCEELTPVHNEEFSAEGSSVTLSYNSSKVNPGDYFFWYRQNPGQAPEFLLSHSASGEEAAPTSGLKIQVEQNQIHMIISSAAVTDSAVYYCAVRPTVTGNYTTLYKNSSCQKPPLLTAHLRFFPPLEGDISQ
- the LOC133968401 gene encoding uncharacterized protein LOC133968401, with protein sequence MLSLHQALSSLLLLSTLTAISCEELTPVHNEEFSAEGSSVTLSYNSSKVNPTDYFFWYRQNPGQAPEFLLSHSASGQILAAPTSGLKIQVEQNQIHMIISSAAVTDSAVYYCAVKTTVTGNYTTLYKNLWSRCWRKSKYNELDVEDDCAAERLLSGFILLQWKNIVHLLTDMNYPHLAAMGSMDSITPESTEEVVSEGRHINLTCKYDGSINSIQWYRQQQRSRPEFLLYITVEGSIHPTLSDFSAHINQTEKRVKLQISSAAVTDSAVYYCALQPTVTGNYTTLYKNLWSKHTTPHPPLEGVTHC